ACTTTCCTTGATCTTGCTTAATACCAATAAGCAACAATAGAGATAAATCCTTCCATCATTGCGACGGATGGTTATTTGCCATGCTCAATTTCAGTATAACAATTAAACATAAACACGTTTAATGAAAAATGTTGACATCCTATTAGCTGGTTTAGCGTAATGCCCCATCGTCAGTCTAATACTATATTTTCTCAGTCTAAGACATTATTTTCTTTGAACAAATGGAGGATCAACTCTTAAGCCTTCTTTCTTACGTAGCTGAGCAAGAACGCAAAAAAAAATAGACAACGTCAGGTTGAAGGAATTGCGGTAGCAAAAAATAACATTGTAAGGTTCGGAAGGCGAAAACAAGAGATCAACGCTGATTTCATACAGGTATATGCTGAATGGAAATCGGGAGCAATAACTGCAACGGAAAGAATGCAACGTCTTTCTAAAAGGCCAAACACCTTTTACAGACGGGTAAAGGAATATGTGAACAAGAACCTGGATAAGAAATTATAGTCAAGAAGCCGGTTAACCCCTATGGGTAACCGGCTTCTTTATTTGTGTTGCATCAATAGAAACACGCCAGAAGTAACATTCTGTGACTTGAAACGATTATCACCAGTATAAAAAAGACGCCCATGGCATCTCTAACATTTTCAAAGTGTATGCCTGTTATCAACTAACGATCCTGTTAATGCAGTAGTTCAATTTCCTTCTCCTAGATATACAGAAACTATATTTGAGTGTCCTCCAAACTTCGCGAGCAATTGTTCACGCATCTGTAAAGGATAGATATGATAATTCATCACATCAGAAATAGGTAACCACTCAATTCCGATCTGGTTTGGATCTGGAATTTCACTCTTGATGTCTATGATTTTCCTGTGGGGAGTACACTCAAAAATGAATTCGATTTGGTGAATACACAGTTCTTCGTCGATCCACTCACGTACAAAAAGTAGTTCACCAATCTTGACATGGATCCCTAATTCCTCCTGACATTCACGTTGAAGGTTTATATGGAGTGACTCTCCTTCTTCCTGACCACCACCTGGTAACGCGTAATATACTCTGTCCTTCTCCTTGTATTTCACAGCAAGAAAATGATCATCTTGGATCAATAGCGCTCTAGCAGCACTTCTAATCATATGGTCTCCTCACCCCGAATCTAAGCTACCGGTCCTTTAGTTAAGTATTGGCTACGGTATTACTTCCGGCAACCTCTTATTGTTTTTGTTCCGCTATTGAACCCCGTTAGTTCAAAGCTCCTTGTCCTCTATATATCAGCCGCTACTGCATTATTTGCGTTTTCATGCTCACATCATTTAATGCGACTAACCTTGCCTGTAAGACCTCATGTCCGGATTTTCCCCGATTTCTTTCTCCAGATCTTCCTCATTTAGAATATTTGGTCTCCAAAGTGATAAACCTATGTCTCGGAAATGATAGGTCCAACCTAGTTCTCTATCATCCCGATCATACTTTGATATCGTGTCAATCACGGCAACAAGTTGTTCTGCTTTCGTGTTAAATACATCGATAAAGTTAACCTTTTCATTGGAGTCATATTCTACCATAAACATATGCGTGAAATAGTTTCCAAACCGATCAGTTTGATGATAATCCTTTTTGTATTTCGCGTCATACTCTTCGATACACTCATTCACTTCGGCTATGGACGTGCCAAGCTTTATAGTTCCAATTCCTTGCCCTGGTTCGATTATTAATTTGCCCACCGATATACTCCTATCAGATTTCCAGACAATTTCATTCATCCAATTCTCTTCTAAACATACGCCATTGTTATTAAGCTATCCTTCCCGTAACTTAAGGCGGGGCTTCGATCAAATAAATTCAATATAGGTAAACAGCATAAGAAAGGAGTATACTATCATAAATGGTAAGAAAAACCACAAGCTGAGTTTCGTACGTTTTTATCAATTAAAAAACGAATGATCAACTCATGAAAGAGAGAACGATATGAAGAAAAATCTCCTGATCGCAATAAGCTTGTTCATCATGATTAGTGTATTGACAGGTTTCGATTCTGAATCAACCAACACTCTGCAACAGTCAGTAAAATCTAATCTTGTTCCTGTTTCAGAAATGGAGCTTCCTTCGAAAACCATCATCGGGTTTGGAGAAGCTACACATGGTAACAAGCAATTTACTACGCTAAAGTCAGATATTTTTAAGTATCTGGTGGAAGAACAAGGATATCGAGTATTTGCCATAGAAGGCGATTTCGGCGGAGGACAAAAGGTCAATGAATACATTTTAGGGGGCAGCGGAACCGCCCAAGATGCAGCAAAAGCTATCGGATTTACCATTTACAATACGGAAGAAATGGCTGCCCTTCTATCCTGGATGCGCTCCTATAATGAGCAGCAGGAAGCAAAAGATAAAATTCATTTTTATGGATTTGACATGCAACGCTATGACCATAACAAAAACGGGCTATTCTCCTATTTAAAAAAGATTGATCCGGCACTTGCTTCCAAGTATGGAATTTCACTTGCGAATCTGAATGATAAAACCGTGTATGATCAAAAGCAGGCCCACGTACAGGAGGGGCTCTCCCATATTATCAACTTGATAGAACGGATGAAAGAAAACAAATCCGTTTATATTGCAAAAAGCTCTGAGAAAGATTATGAGTTGGCTCTAGCCTTTGCCGAGGCTATCAAGCAAAATGCTACACTGCGCGGAACAAACGCGAATTATAACAATACCCGTGATCGCTTTATGGCGGAAAAAGTGCTATGGATTCTATCATTTGAAAAGAAATATTACAGTCGCGAAAACATATTCATAGCAGGACATAATGGACACATTGAAAAAACCTCCACTTCCATGGGAATAACGATCTGCATGGGAGCGTATCTCGCAAAAACCTTAGGGGATCAATATTATTCAATAGGAAGTGAATTCTACGAAAGCTCCTTTATTGCCAATGATGCCACTACCAATGAGCGAAAAGAGTTTTATGTAAAAAATAGTGGGAACGATCGGCTAGCTTTACTGTTTGCACATGCAAACATGAAGGATGGATTCCTGGACTTTGCAAAGGTAAGTCATGATGAAAATTTCACCGCATATCTGAATAGAGCTCAACCCATTAGTGCAATAGGGGCAGTCTTTAGTGGGTTGTATGGGAAAATGGAAAAGATGTATACGCTGCAGATGATTCCAGCAAAAGCTTTTGATGCAATCATTTTCGTGCGGACAGCTACTCCTTCGGTCATGATAACGGATTAACGGTGCCAATTGTCAGGCTTATGGGCTGATGGACCGCCATCCACGCCAGAAACCGCCGTTTTAAAGTAAACAGGATCGTTGCCCACCTACACCACTTTTGGGAAAGTAGACACTTTCGATGAGCCGGTCCATCTTCTTTCTTGTAAAATTGTTCGGAACACTTCTGCTTGGCCTTTTGCTTTACGCCGGTTTTTATCTGCTTCGTCATGCGGTCTCGTACCGCCTTGATGGACACATGCTACTCGGGGGATCGTCCTGTTTCTTTTTTCCGCTTCACTTCTCCTGCTAATGTGGGTTCCGGATGAGAAAAAACGGTTTAAAAAGCTTCTTGGCTTCTTGGAGAATTCAGGCTTGGTCCTCTTTTTTCTCTTCGCTTCGATCTTGATGGGATCGGGCACCTATCTGGCGATAAAAGATGGATCCTACGGACTCGCTGGAGGCGCGGCTGTGTTGTTTTTGGGTTCGGTCGTGTTGTTCGCCATGGCTGTGCTAGGCTCCTTCCAGAAGAAAACCGACGAGAGCGCGAAAAAATAGACCCAGGCGTTTCCAATCAAGAAAAAACCGGCTACTCACTGAAGTGCACCCCTTATAGTGGACATTGGAAAAAACACGAGTGTTTTAAACCGATGATTCCTATAGGGGGTGTTTTTCGTTATGGCAAAAATGGGGCAAAAGTTTACGAATTATAGTCATGAAATCAAGATGGAAGCAATTCGCTTGTACATGGAGGAAGGATGGTCTAATCGAAAGATAATGGAACATCTAGGGATCCCAGACAGAGGCCGAGTCACTACATGGACAAAGAAGTTCAAGCAGTTGGGTGAATTCGGCTTATTGGATCAGAGAGGTCGACGTGACGAATACATGGATCAAAATCGATATGTCCAAAAATTAGAGAGGGAGAATTCGATGCTAAAAAAGTGTTTACAAATTTGGATGCGGGAGGTGTCCAAGAGAAGTACAATGCCATCGTGAAATTGACTGAGTGGTACCATGTAACAGAGTTATGTAAGCTATTCGGGGTCTCTAGAAGTGGATTCTATGCTTACAGAAAGCGGAGTTCACAAGACAAAGACCTTGTAATTAAGGAGTTCATTCAAAAGATCTATAGCAAATATGATGGGAAATACGGATATCGTCAAACGCAGCTCTTTCTACTTCAAGACTACAAGATATGGGTTAACCACAAAAAGGTCCTACGCCTCATGCAAGAGATGGGACTACGCTCCCGAGTACGCCGTAAACATCGATGCAACTATGCTTCTTCTATAGGGACACGTGTAGTTGAAAACTTATTGCAACGGAAATTTCATGCCAACTTACCGAATCAAAAGTGGGTTACTGACGTAACCCAATATCGTATCGGAGATACATGGTTGTACCTGTCTGCCGTCAAGGATTTGTTTAATAACGAAATCGTGGCCTACCATCTAGCGCAGCGCAATGACAATGATCTTGTTTTGCAGACTTTCAAGAAAGCCTTTCAAAATAAAGAGGACATGTCTGGACTGATCGTTCACAGCGATCAGGGATTCCAGTACACGTCCTATGCGTATCACGACATGCTGCCAAAGGTTGGAGCCCAAATCAGCATGTCACGCCGAGGCAATTGTTACGACAATGCCTCTATGGAGAGCTTCTTCTCGCATCTCAAAACGGAAGCGCTCTACCCTTATGATATCCGAACAGTAGACGAGGCACAAAGGAGAATTGAGGAATATATCCATTTTTACAACTCTACGAGGCCACAAAGAAAATTAAACAAGCTGACGCCGATTGAGTACCGGCGCCAGCTTGCTGCTTAGCTCTTTTTTTAGTGTCCACTAAATGGGGTCTTGACCACACGTGTCCGGTTTTTTTTCTTGCAGAGATTACTCGATCAAGCAATTGGTCTTTATTCAGCTATCGAACCGTTGCGTAAGCCTGCTACATGGTTGTTTGCTTATACTCTACGGATCACTTTTTTGTTTTTTCCATTTTTAATTATTTGATTGAGTGTTACCTGCGATCCAAAAAGGAGTTCGAATGAACGCAAAGTGAGGTAATATCTTAAAGTTTGATTATTTTATTTTCTCATCGAATATACTAATCATTTAATCCCTTGCCATTGAGAATCTGCTGCATACATTTTTCAACCCTTGACTCTCGAGTTTTGGATTGTTTGGGTTCAGAAAAATAATGAATGTATGCTCTTTGCCGTCCCGGCGTCAATGCTTCAAAAGCAGTTTTTAAGGCAGGGATTTCATCGAATTTATTTTGAAATTCTTCAGGAATTATGAATTCTGTCGTCTTCTTAAAATTCACTTCCAAACCAGCTTTTTCAACTTCAATGGCTTCATAAATATAGGCTTTAAGGATGGTTTCCATTTCAACTATTTCTTGAACATTGGTGAACCGAATCTGGCGCGCCGCTTGTACATTCTCCGTCTGTTGGATTAGAATCCCATGGGCATCCTGTAACAAGGCACCTTTGTGAAACAGAAGCGCACAATATTCTTTAAATCCATGTATTAAAACTATGTTTTTTTTCTCAAACGTGTAACAAGGATGCATCCACTTAAATTCTTCGGTCAGCTCACAGTCAAGAACAATATTTCTCAACTTCTCATATTCTACCTTCCACTTTTTGGATTTACTTAAAAATTCATCAACCTTAGGATTCATTCTACTATTTGTCATCAAGGAACACTCCTCTTCCATTTTTCGATCAGCTGACAGTCAAGAATGTCTAGTCCTATTAAGTCTTTATTTTGTTGCATCAATAACTTTGAAATCAATCCGATCCAAATAATCTTTTGATCTTAACTTGGACAGTTCTATCATTTTAGGACTATAATCAAATGCAATAACATGTTTGCCTAATTCTGCCCAACCTTCTCGAAAGTTTTTGTTTCCGCACACGATCCCTAATATCGTTTGGCCTTTAACAGGATTTAGTAATTTTTCGATTTATGGCCTTATTAGTTCTCGGTGGAATTGGTTGCTTTTGTCACCTATGTAATTATCCTAATATTCCGCAATTTCATCCCATCTGGTTGGCGATTCGTCCGTTAACTCTTTCCACTCAGCCAAAAATGATTCACTCCTCTCATTACGACGATGAGTCACTAAGTAGTGAATTTCAACAACCCTCCATTACTATCCTTCCCTTTAGTTGAGTAAATGCCGTTCTTAAGGACAAACTGCCATCACTCATTATTTCGAGACTCAAGAAGAGCCCTTTCCCTTAGCGAGTGAGGAATGCGCTTATCCATTTTAGGTTCGTGTCATTTCAGAGGAATTTGAGGTTAAATATGTTTCTTCATAGGCAAAGCGGAAGAGGGAACGAACAAAACGAATACGGTGTCCTAAGCTGCTCGGCTTCAACTTGCTCAGATTGATTCGCTAAGTATTCCTTCAGCAAAGTGAAAGTAACCTCTGAAATAACCAGGTCGCCAAGTTCCGTCGCTAGCATCTTGTGTTGTAGAGCATATTCTTTTAATGTATTCGGACTAAACCTTAGGATTCGTTTATCAGCTTCATACAGTCGCCACAACTTACTTAAAATCATGACAAAACCTCCCATTAGAGCATTCATTCTAGTTTGCTTCAAATGGAAGGTTTTCAATTTGTCTAAAATAAAGTTCTCCAATAATTTAGCATTGGGAAAGGAGATGTTTTTGTACCGAATGCGTTTTTTGTACCGAATGCGGTTATTGTTCCAACACCTTTTCAAGCTCGGCGCACCATTTACCCCAGCCATACTTAGCGCCTTCGAATCCTTGAGCATTTGAGAATCCGGTTTGATCGAGATGAAGGTTAACCTTTCCGTCCCCTAAATCCTGCAGCGTCCAAGTTACCGTGTGCTTCTCCCCTCCGCTGGCCCAAGTATAGGACAAACGGTTTGGTGCGTCCACGATGAGCACTTCGCCGTCAATAATCCCATTCCACCATTCGGTTGGCTGCGTGCGGAACTGAAAACGGTGTCCTACGACGGGCTTAAAATCATTATCCATCGGCTGACCCGTGTGGATGTTGGCTACCCACTTGGCAAGCTTGCTTGAATCGGTTAAGGCGGACCAAAGCTTCTCGATCGGTGTCGTGTACTGAAAATCCAAGGATAATGTTAAACTCATTCTTCTTCCTCCTCTAATAGTTGGTTCAAGCGCAGCATATTCGCACTCCAGAACTTGCTGTAGAAAGCCACCCAATCTTGAATTTCTCTGAGCGGAGAGGCGTTTAGCCTAAACCGCGTTTCTCTACCGACTTTTCGGTCAAGCACCAGTCCGGCCTCTTTAAGGATTGTCAAATGCTTGGAAACCGCTGTACGGCCCATTTGAAAATGTGCCGTTAACTCATGAAGCGGTATCTCCTCTGCCTCTGCTAACAGATGAATCAGTCGGCGCCTAGTTGGATCTGCAATCGCGTCAAACACATCCCGCAACTGGTTGTTCTCGCTCATGGCACCCCCTCCAAAATATTATTTTCTGTAGTAGGAATCTTTACGTGGTACGAAGGGACAGCCGTTAATTTCACCACCTCCTTAAAGTATACGGCTCTTCGGACGTAGCGCCCACGAGGCGATATTTAGTGCAGCATATGAAAGCGGAAGGATAATATGAAACCCGTAATCACCATAATCGTTAGCAAACGCATGAGA
This is a stretch of genomic DNA from Brevibacillus choshinensis. It encodes these proteins:
- a CDS encoding NUDIX domain-containing protein, whose translation is MIRSAARALLIQDDHFLAVKYKEKDRVYYALPGGGQEEGESLHINLQRECQEELGIHVKIGELLFVREWIDEELCIHQIEFIFECTPHRKIIDIKSEIPDPNQIGIEWLPISDVMNYHIYPLQMREQLLAKFGGHSNIVSVYLGEGN
- a CDS encoding IS3 family transposase, whose amino-acid sequence is MKLTEWYHVTELCKLFGVSRSGFYAYRKRSSQDKDLVIKEFIQKIYSKYDGKYGYRQTQLFLLQDYKIWVNHKKVLRLMQEMGLRSRVRRKHRCNYASSIGTRVVENLLQRKFHANLPNQKWVTDVTQYRIGDTWLYLSAVKDLFNNEIVAYHLAQRNDNDLVLQTFKKAFQNKEDMSGLIVHSDQGFQYTSYAYHDMLPKVGAQISMSRRGNCYDNASMESFFSHLKTEALYPYDIRTVDEAQRRIEEYIHFYNSTRPQRKLNKLTPIEYRRQLAA
- a CDS encoding erythromycin esterase family protein — translated: MKKNLLIAISLFIMISVLTGFDSESTNTLQQSVKSNLVPVSEMELPSKTIIGFGEATHGNKQFTTLKSDIFKYLVEEQGYRVFAIEGDFGGGQKVNEYILGGSGTAQDAAKAIGFTIYNTEEMAALLSWMRSYNEQQEAKDKIHFYGFDMQRYDHNKNGLFSYLKKIDPALASKYGISLANLNDKTVYDQKQAHVQEGLSHIINLIERMKENKSVYIAKSSEKDYELALAFAEAIKQNATLRGTNANYNNTRDRFMAEKVLWILSFEKKYYSRENIFIAGHNGHIEKTSTSMGITICMGAYLAKTLGDQYYSIGSEFYESSFIANDATTNERKEFYVKNSGNDRLALLFAHANMKDGFLDFAKVSHDENFTAYLNRAQPISAIGAVFSGLYGKMEKMYTLQMIPAKAFDAIIFVRTATPSVMITD
- a CDS encoding integrase, with protein sequence MILSKLWRLYEADKRILRFSPNTLKEYALQHKMLATELGDLVISEVTFTLLKEYLANQSEQVEAEQLRTPYSFCSFPLPLCL
- a CDS encoding ArsR/SmtB family transcription factor, translated to MSENNQLRDVFDAIADPTRRRLIHLLAEAEEIPLHELTAHFQMGRTAVSKHLTILKEAGLVLDRKVGRETRFRLNASPLREIQDWVAFYSKFWSANMLRLNQLLEEEEE
- a CDS encoding methyltransferase domain-containing protein → MCGNKNFREGWAELGKHVIAFDYSPKMIELSKLRSKDYLDRIDFKVIDATK
- a CDS encoding YdeI/OmpD-associated family protein, whose product is MTNSRMNPKVDEFLSKSKKWKVEYEKLRNIVLDCELTEEFKWMHPCYTFEKKNIVLIHGFKEYCALLFHKGALLQDAHGILIQQTENVQAARQIRFTNVQEIVEMETILKAYIYEAIEVEKAGLEVNFKKTTEFIIPEEFQNKFDEIPALKTAFEALTPGRQRAYIHYFSEPKQSKTRESRVEKCMQQILNGKGLND
- a CDS encoding helix-turn-helix domain-containing protein — encoded protein: MEAIRLYMEEGWSNRKIMEHLGIPDRGRVTTWTKKFKQLGEFGLLDQRGRRDEYMDQNRYVQKLERENSMLKKCLQIWMREVSKRSTMPS
- a CDS encoding SRPBCC family protein, giving the protein MSLTLSLDFQYTTPIEKLWSALTDSSKLAKWVANIHTGQPMDNDFKPVVGHRFQFRTQPTEWWNGIIDGEVLIVDAPNRLSYTWASGGEKHTVTWTLQDLGDGKVNLHLDQTGFSNAQGFEGAKYGWGKWCAELEKVLEQ